In Kryptolebias marmoratus isolate JLee-2015 linkage group LG2, ASM164957v2, whole genome shotgun sequence, the genomic stretch AGCTGAGTATACTGACCGGATATCACATCAGACTTGCTTTTCTTTACAGTAAGATCCTTTCGAGACAAAAATGCCTCTTTTTGGTTATTTGCTAATGTTTGGTATGTATTTGTATAGTTTACGTAAAGCCCTTTGTGTCGtatatttgtgaaaaataaactttaaccaCTGCGACACTAACGTGGTGCCAGTGCTAATTTACAGGCGGTGCTCGTTTCTCTACGAGGGAGGGCGAGAGCATACAGATGTTTTTACACAGCTGACACAGGAAGGCATGTTGTTGCATCtgaagagctttaaaataaatatatagtgcataatttttattattcacatCTGAGTCTTTTATTGAAGGTGGGGTGTAACATTTACTGGATGATTCCTGCACCTTATTTAAATCAGATTCAAGCCTTTTCAAGGTGAAATTGTTTAAGCTTTTACAATTCCTGACTTGTACTGTTTTATTCCTTCATAGTGCAGAtactaaaaaatgtttatttcacattattttgcgaaacagaacacatttttattgtttctgctatttaaaaacagggagaaatcaaagacaaacacaacaaagctccaaaatgtctcaataaCAATGACTTAAAAttcaagattttctttttttcaatcaAAAATGCAGACAGTCGTATCAGCCttttgagctcattttattaaaatgcataCAAACCCAGCTGTGCCTTGCTTTAGCATGAacataaacatttctgtaactagagaagttgcatttcctgcgaaaatgcagtgtgaatgctttttttgctgaatgattttgctgaaagcggctgaagatatgctgaacagctgaagtttaatgaagatgcaaaaagtggaacagaagctgatttgtagaagatttgcataaggtaGAAGAACAANNNNNNNNNNNNNNNNNNNNNNNNNNNNNNNNNNNNNNNNNNNNNNNNNNNNNNNNNNNNNNNNNNNNNNNNNNNNNNNNNNNNNNNNNNNNNNNNNNNNNNNNNNNNNNNNNNNNNNNNNNNNNNNNNNNNNNNNNNNNNNNNNNNNNNNNNNNNNNNNNNNNNNNNNNNNNNNNNNNNNNNNNNNNNNNNNNNNNNNNNNNNNNNNNNNNNNNNNNNNNNNNNNNNNNNNNNNNNNNNNNNNNNNNNNNNNNNNNNNNNNNNNNNNNNNNNNNNNNNNNNNNNNNNNNNNNNNNNNNNNNNNNNNNNNNNNNNNNNNNNNNNNNNNNNNNNNNNNNNNNNNNNNNNNNNNNNNNNNNNNNNNNNNNNNNNNNNNNNNNNNNNNNNNNNNNNNNNNNNNNNNNNNNNNNNNNNNNNNNNNNNNNNNNNNNNNNNNNNNNNNNNNNNNNNNNNNNNNNNNNNNNNNNNNNNNNNNNNNNNNNNNNNNNNNNNNNNNNNNNNNNNNNNNNNNNNNNNNNNNNNNNNNNNNNNNNNNNNNNNNNNNNNNNNNNNNNNNNNNNNNNNNNNNNNNNNNNNNNNNNNNNNNNNNNNNNNNNNNNNNNNNNNNNNNNNNNNNNNNNNNNNNNNNNNNNNNNNNNNNNNNNNNNNNNNNNNNNNNNNNNNNNNNNNNNNNNNNNNNNNNNNNNNNNNNNNNNNNNNNNNNNNNNNNNNNNNNNNNNNNNNNNNNNNNNNNNNNNNNNNNNNNNNNNNNNNNNNNNNNNNNNNNNNNNNNNNNNNNNNNNNNNNNNNNNNNNNNNNNNNNNNNNNNNNNNNNNNNNNNNNNNNNNNNNNNNNNNNNNNNNNNNNNNNNNNNNNNNNNNNNNNNNNNNNNNNNNNNNNNNNNNNNNNNNNNNNNNNNNNNNNNNNNNNNNNNNNNNNNNNNNNNNNNNNNNNNNNNNNNNNNNNNNNNNNNNNNNNNNNNNNNNNNNNNNNNNNNNNNNNNNNNNNNNNNNNNNNNNNNNNNNNNNNNNNNNNNNNNNNNNNNNNNNNNNNNNNNNNNNNNNNNNNNNNNNNNNNNNNNNNNNNNNNNNNNNNNNNNNNNNNNNNNNNNNNNNNNNNNNNNNNNNNNNNNNNNNNNNNNNNNNNNNNNNNNNNNNNNNNNNNNNNNNNNNNNNNNNNNNNNNNNNNNNNNNNNNNNNNNNNNNNNNNNNNNNNNNNNNNNNNNNNNNNNNNNNNNNNNNNNNNNNNNNNNNNNNNNNNNNNNNNNNNNNNNNNNNNNNNNNNNNNNNNNNNNNNNNNNNNNNNNNNNNNNNNNNNNNNNNNNNNNNNNNNNNNNNNNNNNNNNNNNNNNNNNNNNNNNNNNNNNNNNNNNNNNNNNNNNNNNNNNNNNNNNNNNNNNNNNNNNNNNNNNNNNNNNNNNNNNNNNNNNNNNNNNNNNNNNNNNNNNNNNNNNNNNNNNNNNNNNNNNNNNNNNNNNNNNNNNNNNNNNNNNNNNNNNNNNNNNNNNNNNNNNNNNNNNNNNNNNNNNNNNNNNNNNNNNNNNNNNNNNNNNNNNNNNNNNNNNNNNNNNNNNNNNNNNNNNNNNNNNNNNNNNNNNNNNNNNNNNNNNNNNNNNNNNNNNNNNNNNNNNNNNNNNNNNNNNNNNNNNNNNNNNNNNNNNNNNNNNNNNNNNNNNNNNCTATAGTTGAAtaagctgaaactatagctgaattagcattagcatagctgaattagctgaagctatagctgaattagctgaaactatagctgaatttgcattagcagaagtaatattagcagaaaaatgctgaaaccgaaagagaaaagctgaatttcaaagagttgaacacagctccattcattttcaatgagaaaaaaatggctgaaaaagctaaatatctgaaacagccgaaattgcaccaattccaaaagtcatagctggaatggcgttaatgagctgaacgttttgatatatgaatggttgaagtagctgaaaaaatgcagaaggagataggtgccgaaaaacgtacggaatagggaaagaaaaataagaaagagaaacaggaaaacataaaatgttttagcattcacacaattagcaGGCTGACAGCTCCAACTAATTAGATTCAAAGCTAGCTTGTTAacttgtttaatgtttgttttagagccaaaaataaaaagtcttacCAACACAGTCCTCCTGTTTATTCTCCGCCTGGCACCGGAGACATGCGTCTGTAAAGCGTTAAGAAAACCTgggtttatatttgtttttttcccctctgctaGCCAATTTAGCTTCATTAGCCTGGAGGCTCCCCGGACTCACCCATCACCTGCACCCGGCAAATGGCGCAGGTGTCGCACTCCACGTCCCAGCTCCACATAGCCACCGCATTCCACTTCTTCAGGGAAAACATCTTGTCCCCGCCCGACTTTGAGCTCAAAGAAGTGCTGTGCGAGAGGACCAGACCCGGCTCGTCACCGTCGTCCATCTCTGCCGCTGacgttagcttagcttagccgAAGCTAAACAAAATGGAAGAAACACAGCGGCGCCGGTAGCCCCGGATGCTAACTGCGTTAGCCGGTTCTGGACAGCAGAGGGCGCTGCTCACCAGGACTCAGCGATGAAAGCTGctacagataaaaaataaaacattttaaattaaatgtaaaacaactatttttctttttttaaaccttcagTATTTGGCAAGTGCTTCACTAGTATTAGTGGGTTTAAATGTACCGTATAAgacttttaaacacagtttctgactttttggttcatgttttaaaactgctaTGTTTGGCAGGTCGTTGTACCATATAATCAAGccacacattattttttttttagatatcgATAATAAAGTTCCTcttagtaaaagtaaaaaaaaatactaggtaattttgaaattaaagataTCTAAAATATTCCTATAAGtaacatatttatatttcatcGTTTCCACAACTGAGGTGGTTTAGGGAAGTTAATTAGGTTTAAGTTTTCtacaaatcttttaaaagtttgcGCTCATTCCAACATTTAATAGCTAGAACTGGTATGTATGGCAGATACTCGTATTTTAATTCTTTCtagtaaaaaaactaacataaaacaaaacaacttttgatatttgtagggtttttttttcaatctacAATCAAGTTGTTTAGATATCTGAAACTGAAGTTATTCTCCAACGTCAAGCTTGTTTACTTTTCATGCCACTCAAGATCTGTAcactttttattcagtttttcaaaGCTATGTTGTCTCTGACTGCTCTGGTTTAAACAGTTGTATCTTTGGAGGCAGTCAAAGTCTCCATTAATGCTACTTCAGGTTCCTTACAGGGATAGTACGGAGCTTTTAAACTGTATATCTGTTGAAACGTTATGAACAACTGACATCGTACCTGTTCTAGATCACtatttgaacaacctcagtttggagaaattaaatttaaagtagtttaattgtgactggactgacgagctaatggctagtccatgCAGGGGTCAAGCTGAACGCAACTTCAGTCTCACAGATTTCATAGCAGCttattaaaatgcagttttatgaGCCGTTGCACTGCTGTAAGTTTCACATTATACAATTATCCCGACAGAAACATTATGGTTCTCCGGCTGATGGTGCCCAAGTTGcaccaaaagtgctacagccggctgctgctgctgtttgtgctcgCAGATCACCACAGACCTATATGCAAATAATGATgctgtaaaggtttctaaaatattCTCCTAAACAACTGTGGCTCCTTAAGATGGCAGTGAAGGAACCTTTAGGTTGTTAGTccggtcagagttaaactctggTTCTCCAAACCGAGGCCCTTCAAAGAGATACacctgtctacaacaggtaagatattaattgttcacgaTCCTTACAggctttcttttcctgtttgtgtgcatCTTCTTCTCGTCACTCTGCTGGTGCAGCATAAATACATCCTATCTCCTTTGAAGACTTTCCAGATGGATTTTCTGGACAGCcgggggaaagaaaaacaaaaaaaggggggttcATATTTCCTACTGTCCTTGAATGCAGGTGTGGAGCACTCTGCAGGCAGCTGGACCTCAAGCATTCATGTAGTCTCCTCCAAGTGGGAGCCTCTTCACTCAGGACTCTGAGGGCGTTTTTAGCATTTGAGGCGAAGCTGAAACCAGCGGATCTGGAGGCTGAAGCTGCCGGGCAGAAAACCGTGGACTGAACTGTCATGACAGCAATAATCCAGGGAGCAGCTgggaaagaacagaaaacatctgcaaTGAACAAAGCAGCAGGTAATTCACCAGGGCACAAAGGGACATGTttactataataataataataataataataataataataataataataataataataataatcacctTCTTTTGGACATGGTGACATGGAGATTTTCTATATTTCTTATTCAAACTCTTGGTTTTTAGAAATGTAACGGTCCGAGGTCGTGTTTATCCCAGTCAAAGGCTGTCAAATCCTTTTaggtgcaaaataaaaattatattttttctcctGACCGTTTATGCCggctgtgtttagttttttcttacCAATATATGCAGTCAATTTGATCACATTAGGcacagtttttaacatttttcattttttttaacattgtttcaACAGTAATtgcattaaattttaaaatgtagctTCTTTATGGTAAATTAATGTAGGTTATGATCATAATtacttcactttttaaaagctcTGCCACATTTATCTTGATAAATAACAAACTTCTCATTATTATAGTCAAGCCAAATGCTCATTTTGTGTTGCAGTGTGTCCAAAAAACAGCATAATAGTTTGTTTAAGGTATAGTTAAGCATAGATTTGTTGATAATTGTGacaattttgtttcattttctgttttccctgCTAAAAATTGTTCGTctgaaatatattaatataCTTTTACAGTAATATTTGCCATCACAGCCCTCGAATGGCTCCTATAATTTTAAACTAGCCCTGAAAGCATCTGTCCTCCTCTGATTATTCTCCAGGTTTTTTGAGGTTgatcaacaaacagaacagttaAAATTCATCACTGACATCTTATAAACACAGTGGGTTGCAATG encodes the following:
- the rnf7 gene encoding RING-box protein 2; the protein is MDDGDEPGLVLSHSTSLSSKSGGDKMFSLKKWNAVAMWSWDVECDTCAICRVQVMDACLRCQAENKQEDCVVVWGECNHSFHNCCMSLWVKQNNRCPLCQQDWVVQRIGK